One Tolypothrix bouteillei VB521301 DNA window includes the following coding sequences:
- a CDS encoding tetratricopeptide repeat protein, with protein MNVNETTHNDNSAWNRQVYQRLKLALSIGLRRQIFLAVCDDLNLRNQVAARLHSTLASPVGQVLYQPSSTQESSTSAYPRLVTLRLNLSDPNPIAQINQWLSSYPPPIVGTSKDTPGRPLPVPAFQIVGVEQLTRQSVAVQRLFLHYLRLSEQQLSNFESSLLLWLPRPWLHAVQQSAPQFWRYRTGVFVFAGEPTPTSQNKSSPERFSSSKDPDLGALDQSFLEESVLKEDYDFQKQLPVNRGHKPQEPSGVKSEVLAIPFQDEPTDASDRTEPPKAQRVSHISKELTELVLATLNSAISEDNNQNSQVREILEEIEEAHGQAGSGVKIAAAYQRLGNFYRLQIEQGQSTLENLMVAILAYQEAITHDESSSQVPDILNDLGTLYWMLYRTPPNSEEGQAYIEQGIEFYHLALKLISPETHPDTYARVQNNLGTAYGDLARFANPAENWQQAVLAYSEALQFRTAEMEPLKYAACQNNLGTAYWHLAQYNQPVEHLKKAIAAYNLALTYYNPEQEPLKYGMIQNNIGTAYWNIAQYEQPPENLRSAIEAYREALKYRTPANVPPACAATQNNLGTAYWHLANQAQTPREEKQKLLEQCVVSYEEALSLAHSLGGMSLSFDIFATHNNLGLAHYQLATDQYFSLDKAERSKHLEAGLDNHLQALNGLSKQPEAYQTTFAYVVKTIRAFHNELGIQGQNLALSKVPGQLLPEILPKL; from the coding sequence ATGAATGTGAATGAAACTACACATAACGATAATTCTGCTTGGAATCGGCAAGTTTATCAACGCCTAAAACTTGCCCTGAGTATAGGTTTGCGACGACAAATATTTTTGGCGGTGTGTGATGATTTAAACTTGAGAAATCAAGTGGCTGCACGCTTGCACTCAACTTTGGCTTCTCCTGTGGGTCAAGTGCTGTATCAGCCGTCTTCGACTCAGGAATCAAGCACATCAGCTTATCCGCGATTGGTAACTTTACGCTTAAATTTAAGCGATCCCAATCCTATTGCTCAGATCAATCAATGGCTGTCAAGCTATCCACCGCCTATTGTTGGCACATCTAAAGACACCCCCGGAAGACCTTTACCAGTACCGGCATTTCAAATAGTAGGTGTTGAGCAGCTTACCAGACAATCAGTGGCAGTACAGCGTCTATTCTTGCACTACTTGCGTTTGTCTGAACAACAACTGTCAAATTTTGAATCGAGTCTTCTGTTGTGGTTACCGCGCCCTTGGCTGCATGCTGTCCAGCAATCAGCACCACAATTTTGGCGTTACCGTACTGGGGTGTTTGTATTTGCTGGAGAACCCACGCCTACGAGTCAGAATAAGAGTTCTCCAGAACGGTTTTCTAGTTCCAAAGATCCCGATTTGGGCGCTCTTGACCAATCTTTTCTAGAAGAATCAGTTCTGAAAGAAGATTACGATTTCCAAAAACAACTCCCAGTTAATCGCGGACACAAACCGCAGGAACCTTCTGGTGTCAAATCAGAAGTATTGGCTATACCTTTTCAAGATGAACCCACTGATGCCAGCGATCGCACCGAGCCTCCCAAAGCACAACGGGTCTCTCATATTAGCAAGGAATTAACAGAACTGGTACTGGCAACTCTCAACAGTGCTATTTCAGAAGACAATAACCAAAACTCACAAGTCCGAGAAATCTTAGAAGAAATAGAGGAAGCACACGGACAAGCAGGGTCTGGAGTTAAAATAGCAGCAGCTTATCAGCGACTGGGGAACTTCTATCGCCTCCAAATCGAGCAAGGACAGTCAACCTTGGAAAATTTGATGGTGGCAATTTTAGCTTACCAAGAAGCCATTACCCATGACGAAAGCTCATCTCAAGTCCCGGATATTTTAAACGACTTGGGTACTCTTTACTGGATGCTCTACCGCACCCCACCGAATTCAGAAGAGGGACAAGCTTACATAGAGCAAGGCATAGAATTTTACCATCTGGCTTTAAAACTGATATCTCCAGAAACACATCCGGATACTTATGCTCGCGTTCAAAATAACTTGGGTACAGCTTACGGCGATTTAGCTCGTTTTGCCAATCCAGCAGAAAATTGGCAACAAGCAGTTTTAGCTTACAGCGAAGCGCTACAGTTCCGAACAGCAGAAATGGAACCCCTAAAATATGCTGCTTGTCAGAATAATTTGGGTACAGCCTACTGGCATTTGGCGCAGTACAACCAACCCGTCGAGCATTTGAAGAAAGCGATCGCAGCCTACAACTTAGCGCTAACTTACTACAACCCAGAACAAGAACCGCTCAAGTACGGCATGATTCAAAATAACATTGGTACTGCCTATTGGAACATTGCCCAATACGAACAGCCACCAGAAAATTTACGTTCAGCCATAGAGGCGTATCGTGAAGCACTGAAGTACCGTACTCCTGCTAACGTTCCCCCTGCTTGTGCGGCTACCCAAAATAATCTAGGTACTGCTTATTGGCATTTGGCAAATCAAGCGCAAACACCAAGAGAAGAAAAGCAAAAATTGTTAGAACAGTGCGTTGTTTCGTATGAAGAAGCCCTTTCTCTTGCCCACTCTTTAGGCGGTATGTCTTTGAGCTTTGATATATTTGCCACCCATAATAATTTGGGATTAGCCCATTATCAGCTGGCAACAGATCAGTATTTTAGTTTAGATAAAGCAGAACGTTCCAAACATTTAGAAGCAGGATTAGACAATCATTTACAAGCTTTAAATGGATTAAGCAAACAACCTGAAGCTTATCAAACAACCTTTGCATACGTAGTTAAGACTATCAGGGCATTCCATAATGAATTAGGAATACAAGGACAAAATTTAGCCTTATCTAAAGTTCCCGGTCAGCTATTACCAGAGATTTTGCCAAAGTTGTAA
- a CDS encoding EamA family transporter, with protein sequence MFQINSWLIYTLLALFLYGLWGFFSKLATNYIDPKSALLNEVLGALMVSLVLFSNNGFRVRVDRLGIFYAVLVGVSGTLATFLFFIAITKGASSIILPLTSLYPLVTILLSVFILKESLSLKQSLGILLALVAIVLCSMTD encoded by the coding sequence ATGTTTCAAATAAATAGTTGGCTCATTTATACTTTACTTGCACTTTTCTTATACGGTTTGTGGGGGTTTTTTAGTAAGTTAGCCACTAACTACATCGACCCAAAGAGCGCTCTCCTAAATGAAGTTTTAGGTGCTCTTATGGTCAGTTTAGTATTGTTTAGCAATAATGGCTTCAGAGTCAGGGTAGATCGTCTAGGTATTTTTTATGCTGTTTTAGTAGGTGTTTCTGGAACATTGGCAACATTTCTTTTCTTTATTGCTATTACTAAAGGAGCAAGTTCTATTATTTTACCTCTAACTTCGTTATATCCTCTAGTCACGATCCTCCTGTCGGTTTTTATTCTGAAAGAATCTCTGTCTTTAAAACAGAGTCTTGGTATTTTACTAGCTTTAGTTGCGATCGTACTGTGTTCTATGACAGATTAA
- the thiO gene encoding glycine oxidase ThiO: protein MTSNVLIIGGGIIGLAVAIELKLRGAQVTLVSRNFQTAATHAAAGMLAPSAEKISHKAMLELCQRSLSSYSNWTHKLETFTGLNTGYWSCGILTPVLEEREGERERGREGETVLPILPSSSPSYWLDRETIHQYQSGLGEEAIGGWWYPEDAQVDNRALAQALLAAARSLGVEIKEGVAVEGIQQQHRRVVGVQTNAGVLQAEHYVLATGAWSNALFPLPVRPRKGQMLSVRVPNNEPDLPLTRVLFGEEVYIVPRRDGRIIIGATSEDVGFTPDNTPAGIQSLLQKAIRLYPQIQHYPIDELWWGFRPATSDELPILGTSPCENLTFAVGHYRNGILLAPVTAALMADLILEQKSDPLLSHFHYSRFQTKSSTTSMLTLPTAPHTPTPSVSLSVQDTPLQIAGKTFNSRLMTGTGKYRTIEEMQQSVVASDCQIVTVAVRRVQTNAPGHEGLAEALDWSKIWMLPNTAGCKTAEEAIRVARLGREMAKLLGQEDNNFVKLEVIPDSKYLLPDPIGTLQAAEQLVKEGFAVLPYINADPILAQRLEEVGCATVMPLASPIGSGQGLKTTANIQIIIENANVPVVVDAGIGAPSEAAQAMEMGADALLINSAIALSQNPPAMARAMNLAAVAGRLAYLAGRMPLKNYASASSPLTGTIG from the coding sequence ATGACTAGTAACGTTTTAATTATTGGTGGCGGCATTATTGGATTGGCAGTCGCCATTGAACTAAAATTGCGTGGTGCTCAAGTTACACTCGTAAGCCGAAACTTTCAAACCGCCGCAACTCACGCAGCAGCTGGAATGCTGGCACCCAGTGCTGAGAAAATTTCGCACAAAGCCATGCTAGAGTTATGCCAGCGTTCTTTGTCCTCCTATTCCAACTGGACGCACAAGCTAGAAACTTTCACAGGGTTAAATACTGGTTACTGGTCGTGCGGTATTCTGACACCAGTTTTAGAGGAGAGAGAGGGAGAGAGGGAGAGAGGGAGAGAGGGAGAAACTGTTCTCCCTATCCTTCCCTCCTCGTCCCCAAGTTACTGGCTGGATCGAGAAACAATACATCAGTACCAATCAGGTTTGGGAGAAGAAGCGATCGGTGGCTGGTGGTATCCTGAAGATGCACAAGTAGATAATCGAGCCTTAGCACAAGCATTGTTAGCAGCAGCCCGATCTCTTGGTGTTGAAATCAAAGAAGGTGTTGCCGTTGAGGGAATTCAGCAGCAACACAGGCGAGTTGTTGGCGTACAAACAAATGCAGGTGTTCTCCAAGCCGAACACTATGTTTTGGCAACTGGAGCTTGGTCTAATGCATTATTTCCACTTCCCGTGCGTCCGCGAAAAGGTCAAATGCTGAGCGTGCGAGTGCCCAACAATGAGCCGGATTTGCCTTTGACAAGAGTTTTATTTGGGGAAGAAGTTTACATTGTTCCGAGACGAGACGGGCGCATCATCATTGGTGCAACCAGCGAGGATGTTGGCTTCACTCCCGATAACACCCCAGCAGGAATTCAATCTCTCCTACAAAAAGCAATCCGTTTATACCCTCAAATACAGCACTATCCTATCGATGAACTGTGGTGGGGATTTCGCCCTGCGACTTCAGATGAATTACCTATTCTTGGCACTAGTCCCTGTGAAAACCTCACCTTTGCTGTTGGTCATTACCGAAATGGTATTCTTTTAGCACCGGTAACAGCAGCATTAATGGCAGATTTGATTTTAGAGCAAAAATCAGACCCCCTACTTTCTCACTTTCACTATTCGCGTTTCCAAACCAAGTCATCTACTACCTCAATGCTGACACTCCCTACAGCCCCCCACACCCCTACTCCCTCTGTCTCCCTCTCTGTTCAAGACACTCCACTTCAAATTGCTGGCAAGACTTTCAATTCTCGCTTGATGACGGGAACTGGTAAATACCGGACGATTGAGGAAATGCAGCAAAGTGTTGTGGCTAGTGATTGCCAAATTGTCACTGTTGCGGTAAGGCGAGTACAGACAAATGCACCCGGACATGAAGGTTTAGCTGAAGCACTCGATTGGTCAAAAATTTGGATGTTACCCAACACGGCTGGTTGTAAAACAGCAGAAGAAGCCATTCGAGTCGCACGTTTGGGACGAGAAATGGCAAAGCTGTTAGGACAGGAAGATAATAATTTTGTCAAATTAGAAGTCATTCCTGACTCTAAGTATTTGCTACCCGATCCTATTGGAACTCTACAAGCAGCAGAACAATTGGTGAAAGAAGGATTTGCTGTATTGCCATACATTAACGCTGACCCGATTTTGGCACAGCGTTTGGAAGAAGTGGGCTGTGCTACTGTCATGCCTTTAGCATCCCCTATTGGTTCGGGACAGGGATTGAAAACAACTGCAAATATTCAAATTATCATTGAAAATGCCAATGTACCAGTTGTGGTAGACGCCGGGATCGGAGCTCCCTCAGAAGCGGCGCAGGCAATGGAAATGGGCGCAGATGCATTGTTAATTAATAGTGCTATAGCTTTATCACAAAACCCACCTGCAATGGCACGGGCTATGAATTTGGCAGCAGTTGCAGGTCGTTTGGCTTATCTTGCTGGCAGAATGCCTTTGAAAAACTACGCTAGTGCTAGTTCTCCTTTAACTGGAACAATTGGTTAG
- a CDS encoding NAD(P)-dependent oxidoreductase, which produces MKVAFLGTGLMGLPMAQKLLERGIQVIAYNRTPEKLEPLQTAGAQVVTHSYQAINSADSIILMLSNAAAIYSVLLSDRSWRTVAGRSVIQMGTITPAESREIRDAVVAAGGEYIEAPVLGSIPEAKAGKLIVMVGALQEQYNRHLDLLKSFGPEPVLVGSVGSAAALKLALNQLIASLTTAFALSLGFVQRQGVNVDLFMEIVRESALYAPTFDKKLQRMLEGNYDNPNFPTKHLMKDTELFISEAKSVGLNVASLEGVREIIERAMKMSFSHADYSSLFSAINSES; this is translated from the coding sequence ATGAAGGTAGCATTTCTGGGGACTGGATTGATGGGACTCCCCATGGCTCAAAAGCTTCTAGAAAGAGGAATACAGGTAATTGCCTATAACCGTACCCCAGAAAAGTTAGAACCACTCCAGACAGCAGGTGCTCAAGTTGTAACGCACTCCTATCAAGCAATCAATTCTGCTGATAGTATCATTTTGATGCTAAGTAACGCTGCAGCTATATACAGTGTTTTGCTTTCAGATAGGTCTTGGCGAACCGTAGCAGGACGCAGTGTTATCCAGATGGGAACAATTACTCCCGCAGAAAGTAGAGAAATTAGAGATGCAGTTGTGGCTGCAGGTGGCGAATATATAGAAGCACCCGTTCTTGGTAGTATTCCAGAAGCAAAAGCCGGCAAACTCATCGTTATGGTAGGCGCACTTCAAGAACAATACAATCGCCATTTAGATCTCTTAAAAAGCTTTGGTCCGGAACCGGTACTTGTTGGTTCTGTAGGGAGCGCGGCTGCGCTAAAATTAGCACTTAACCAATTAATTGCTTCTCTAACAACCGCTTTTGCTCTTAGCCTTGGTTTTGTTCAAAGACAAGGTGTAAACGTCGATTTGTTTATGGAAATTGTCCGCGAAAGCGCCCTTTATGCACCTACATTTGATAAAAAATTGCAACGAATGCTAGAGGGAAACTATGACAATCCAAATTTTCCCACAAAACATTTGATGAAGGATACAGAGCTTTTTATTTCCGAGGCAAAATCTGTAGGCTTAAATGTTGCCAGTCTTGAAGGTGTGCGGGAAATTATAGAAAGGGCAATGAAAATGTCGTTTTCTCATGCGGATTACTCTTCGCTATTTTCAGCGATTAATTCTGAAAGCTAA
- the rsmH gene encoding 16S rRNA (cytosine(1402)-N(4))-methyltransferase RsmH, with protein MKDYELPLDIEEVAFSHIPVLSREVVEGLAVLPNGHYLDATVGGGGHSRLILESAPDVRLTAVDQDEDALAAAKKELAVFEKRVQFIHGNFAVCEFPQNTFNGILADLGVSSHHLDTPERGFSFRREARLDMRMDRRQSLTAADVINDWDEVELANIFFKYGEERLSRRIARRIVEKRPFQTTTELATAIASSVPAKYRHGRIHPATRVFQALRIAVNDELKVLETFITKAPNALVPGGRIAIISFHSLEDRIVKHGLRDSPLLNVLTKKPITAQEEEITNNPRARSAKLRIAERKRLATLY; from the coding sequence ATGAAAGATTATGAGCTTCCACTTGATATTGAAGAAGTTGCATTCTCACACATTCCCGTCCTGAGTCGGGAAGTGGTTGAGGGTTTAGCTGTGCTTCCCAACGGTCACTACTTGGATGCGACTGTTGGCGGTGGAGGTCACAGTCGGCTGATTTTGGAATCTGCTCCTGATGTAAGATTAACAGCTGTTGACCAAGATGAAGATGCTCTGGCTGCGGCGAAAAAGGAATTAGCAGTATTTGAAAAAAGAGTGCAATTTATACACGGTAACTTTGCTGTCTGCGAATTTCCTCAAAACACTTTTAATGGTATACTCGCTGACCTAGGTGTTAGTTCTCACCATTTGGATACTCCAGAACGCGGTTTTAGTTTTCGTCGCGAGGCGCGTTTGGATATGCGAATGGATAGGAGACAATCTTTAACGGCGGCTGATGTTATCAATGATTGGGATGAAGTTGAATTAGCCAATATTTTCTTTAAGTATGGAGAGGAACGTCTATCGCGACGTATTGCCAGACGGATTGTTGAAAAACGACCATTTCAAACAACGACAGAATTAGCAACGGCGATCGCATCTTCTGTACCTGCTAAATACCGACATGGTAGAATTCATCCTGCGACCCGTGTTTTTCAAGCTTTGCGAATTGCTGTCAATGATGAGTTAAAAGTTTTAGAGACTTTCATAACAAAAGCACCAAACGCTCTTGTCCCTGGTGGTAGAATCGCGATTATTAGTTTTCACAGTTTGGAAGACCGGATAGTGAAGCACGGTTTGAGAGATTCTCCTTTGTTGAATGTATTAACTAAGAAACCCATAACAGCACAAGAGGAGGAAATTACCAACAACCCCCGCGCTCGTTCTGCAAAATTGAGAATAGCAGAACGGAAGAGATTAGCGACCCTATATTAA
- a CDS encoding class I SAM-dependent methyltransferase: protein MHSNTALCDAIAHKIATSPQNRITFAEYMDLALYHPTHGYYTNKAIDIGKEGDFFTNVHLGADFGELLAIQFVQMWEILQRPVPFSLVEMGAGQGLLAVDILKYIQQEYPDFLKALDYIIVEKSPTLKQQQQQQRLQEFSVRWCNLEDIPNNSISGCFFSNELVDAFPVHQFVLEQGQLLEVYVTTPHFSASTSPNPSPPLPFVEVADTPSTQQLVEYFELVGINIKNGYPDEYRSEVNLAALDWLSAVAGCLQHGYVLTIDYGYPAHRYYNPRRSQGTLQCYYQHHRHNNPYINIGQQDITSHIDFTALERWGEQCGLDNIGFREQALFLMALGLGERIANLSYTKLPMSQLLQRRDALHQLIDPLGLGGFGVLVQSKGLTEAQAAQPLTGFTVPEGMQI from the coding sequence ATGCATTCTAATACTGCTTTATGTGATGCGATCGCACACAAAATTGCGACAAGTCCTCAAAACCGCATAACCTTCGCTGAGTATATGGACTTAGCGCTGTATCACCCCACCCATGGTTACTATACGAACAAGGCGATCGATATTGGAAAAGAAGGCGATTTTTTCACGAACGTTCACCTTGGGGCTGATTTTGGCGAACTGCTTGCCATTCAATTTGTGCAAATGTGGGAAATATTACAGCGACCAGTACCATTTTCTTTAGTAGAAATGGGTGCGGGTCAAGGACTTCTAGCTGTAGATATTTTGAAGTACATTCAGCAGGAATATCCAGATTTTTTAAAAGCACTGGATTATATCATCGTTGAGAAGTCTCCAACCCTCAAGCAACAACAACAACAACAACGCCTGCAAGAATTTTCTGTACGTTGGTGCAATCTAGAAGATATACCCAACAACTCTATCTCTGGCTGTTTCTTTTCTAACGAGTTGGTAGATGCTTTCCCAGTTCATCAGTTTGTTTTGGAACAGGGACAATTGTTAGAAGTGTATGTTACGACTCCTCATTTCTCTGCTTCGACTTCCCCCAACCCCTCACCCCCACTCCCCTTTGTAGAAGTCGCAGATACTCCTTCAACTCAGCAACTGGTGGAGTATTTTGAATTGGTCGGTATAAATATCAAAAATGGTTATCCAGATGAGTATCGCAGTGAAGTGAACTTAGCTGCTTTAGATTGGCTGAGTGCAGTCGCGGGTTGCTTGCAGCACGGATATGTCTTAACAATTGACTATGGGTATCCGGCTCACCGTTATTACAACCCAAGGCGATCGCAAGGAACGCTACAGTGTTATTATCAACATCACCGCCACAACAATCCGTATATCAATATTGGGCAACAAGATATCACATCGCACATTGATTTTACTGCTTTGGAAAGGTGGGGCGAACAGTGCGGACTCGATAACATTGGTTTTAGAGAACAAGCATTATTTTTAATGGCATTGGGATTGGGAGAACGAATTGCGAATCTTTCCTATACAAAACTACCAATGTCACAATTGCTACAGCGTAGAGATGCACTCCATCAACTCATAGATCCGTTAGGATTGGGTGGCTTTGGTGTTTTAGTTCAAAGCAAAGGATTGACTGAAGCACAAGCCGCACAGCCGTTGACAGGATTTACCGTACCAGAGGGAATGCAAATCTGA
- a CDS encoding 2Fe-2S iron-sulfur cluster-binding protein: MPTVQAQGKKIECQRGENLRQILLQNGIDLHNGGAKVINCRGLGTCGTCAVLVEGEVSQTNWRDKARRSLPPHSPTKNLRLACQTQVLGDVRVTKFEGFWGHCSQILWTPER, translated from the coding sequence ATGCCTACAGTACAAGCTCAGGGAAAAAAAATTGAGTGCCAACGCGGGGAGAATTTGCGGCAAATATTGCTGCAAAATGGTATTGACCTGCATAATGGCGGTGCTAAGGTAATAAACTGTCGGGGACTAGGAACCTGCGGTACTTGTGCAGTTCTTGTGGAAGGCGAAGTATCACAGACAAATTGGCGCGATAAAGCCCGTCGCTCTCTACCACCCCATTCTCCCACAAAAAACTTGCGTTTGGCTTGCCAAACCCAGGTTCTTGGAGATGTGAGAGTGACAAAATTTGAGGGTTTTTGGGGACATTGTTCTCAAATACTTTGGACACCAGAAAGATAA
- a CDS encoding NAD(P)H-quinone oxidoreductase subunit H, with translation MPRIETRTEPMVLNMGPHHPSMHGVLRLIVTLDGEDVVDCEPVIGYLHRGMEKIAENRTNIMYVPYVSRWDYAAGMFNEAVTVNAPEKLADIPVPKRASYIRVIMLELNRIANHLLWFGPFLADVGAQTPFFYQFRERELIYDLWEAATGYRMVNNNYFRIGGVAVDLPYGWVDKCLDFCDYFTPKIDEYERLVTNNPIFRRRVEGIGTITREEAINWGLSGPMLRASGVKWDLRKVDHYECYDDFDWDVQWETAGDCLARYMVRMREMRESVKILRQAIKGLPGGPYENLEAKRLAAGKKSEWDGFDYQYISKKIAPTFKIPKGEIYSRVESGKGELGIYLIGDDNVFPWRWKIRAADFNNLQILPHLLRGMKVADVVVILGSIDIIMGSVDR, from the coding sequence ATGCCAAGAATCGAAACCCGCACCGAACCAATGGTGCTAAACATGGGTCCCCACCACCCCTCAATGCATGGGGTACTACGACTGATTGTGACTCTAGATGGCGAGGATGTCGTTGATTGCGAACCAGTCATTGGCTACTTGCACCGGGGAATGGAAAAAATTGCGGAGAACCGCACCAATATTATGTACGTCCCCTATGTCAGTCGGTGGGACTACGCCGCAGGAATGTTTAATGAAGCCGTTACTGTGAACGCCCCAGAAAAACTGGCAGATATTCCCGTTCCCAAACGTGCTAGTTACATCCGCGTTATCATGCTAGAGTTGAACCGCATTGCCAATCACTTGCTGTGGTTCGGTCCCTTCCTTGCTGACGTAGGTGCTCAAACTCCCTTCTTCTATCAATTCCGCGAACGGGAATTGATTTACGACTTGTGGGAAGCTGCTACTGGCTACCGCATGGTCAACAACAACTACTTCCGGATTGGTGGCGTAGCTGTAGATTTACCTTACGGTTGGGTAGACAAGTGCTTGGACTTCTGCGACTACTTCACACCCAAAATTGATGAGTACGAGCGATTGGTAACCAACAACCCCATTTTCCGCCGTCGCGTTGAGGGTATTGGCACTATTACTCGTGAAGAAGCAATCAACTGGGGACTTTCCGGTCCCATGTTACGCGCTTCTGGGGTGAAGTGGGACTTGCGGAAAGTTGACCACTACGAGTGTTACGACGATTTTGACTGGGACGTACAGTGGGAAACAGCAGGTGATTGTTTAGCCCGTTACATGGTACGGATGCGAGAAATGCGCGAATCCGTCAAAATTCTCAGGCAAGCTATTAAAGGGCTTCCTGGGGGTCCCTACGAGAACCTAGAAGCCAAACGCTTGGCAGCCGGTAAAAAATCAGAGTGGGATGGCTTTGATTATCAATACATTAGTAAGAAAATCGCCCCTACTTTTAAAATTCCCAAAGGCGAAATTTACAGCCGTGTCGAAAGTGGTAAAGGTGAATTGGGAATTTACCTGATTGGAGATGATAACGTCTTCCCATGGCGCTGGAAAATTCGCGCTGCTGATTTTAACAACCTGCAAATTCTACCTCATTTGTTAAGAGGTATGAAAGTAGCAGACGTTGTCGTCATTCTCGGTAGTATTGATATCATTATGGGATCTGTAGACCGCTAA
- the psb34 gene encoding photosystem II assembly protein Psb34: MPYTTEEGGRLNNFAREPKVYQAEPPSQKQQINYVILGVVGLILVGGLIFVAFSVSALS; encoded by the coding sequence ATGCCCTACACAACAGAAGAAGGTGGTCGGTTAAATAACTTTGCTAGAGAACCAAAAGTTTATCAAGCAGAGCCTCCAAGTCAAAAGCAGCAAATAAACTATGTTATCCTGGGAGTAGTTGGTTTGATTTTAGTGGGTGGCTTGATTTTCGTTGCGTTTTCTGTATCTGCACTCAGCTAA
- a CDS encoding type II toxin-antitoxin system RelE/ParE family toxin — MTRYKIEISSEAEEDLKFFKASDRKAILEYIILHLSDEPLTETRKKKKLRENPVAPWELKFKSFRIFYNVEAEVVTVIVVAVGKKEHNVLYIRGVEVKL; from the coding sequence ATGACACGCTACAAGATAGAGATTTCAAGTGAAGCAGAGGAAGATTTAAAGTTTTTTAAAGCCAGCGATCGCAAAGCCATTTTGGAGTACATCATTCTTCACCTTTCTGACGAGCCATTAACTGAGACCCGCAAGAAAAAGAAGCTTCGAGAGAATCCAGTTGCACCTTGGGAGTTGAAATTCAAGAGTTTTAGAATTTTCTATAATGTAGAAGCAGAAGTAGTCACTGTTATTGTGGTTGCAGTTGGCAAAAAGGAACACAATGTTCTTTATATTCGAGGGGTAGAGGTCAAGCTATGA